In a single window of the candidate division KSB1 bacterium genome:
- the cdd gene encoding cytidine deaminase — MAPHKLTELINSAEAAQQRAVAPYSNFQVGAALETESGKIYSGCNIEVSSYSLTICAERVAIFKALSEGEKDFTQLVVTAKTKDFCPPCGACRQVLIDYAPNIKIFMLNSEGETKETTIAKLLPEAFTRNFLSDS, encoded by the coding sequence ATGGCCCCGCATAAACTTACCGAACTCATCAATTCCGCAGAAGCAGCTCAGCAAAGAGCTGTTGCGCCTTATTCAAACTTTCAAGTAGGCGCGGCTTTAGAAACCGAATCCGGTAAAATTTATTCCGGCTGCAATATCGAAGTCAGTTCTTACAGTTTGACGATTTGCGCCGAGCGGGTCGCCATTTTTAAAGCGCTTTCCGAGGGAGAAAAAGATTTTACCCAGTTAGTCGTCACCGCTAAAACCAAAGACTTTTGCCCGCCCTGCGGTGCTTGCCGCCAGGTTTTGATCGACTATGCTCCGAACATTAAAATTTTCATGCTCAATTCTGAGGGCGAAACAAAAGAGACTACAATTGCTAAATTGCTCCCTGAAGCTTTTACCAGGAACTTTTTATCGGATTCATAA